The following coding sequences are from one Paenibacillus sp. JDR-2 window:
- a CDS encoding response regulator → MFTALIAEDSKPILRNIKALLESSELPIQIVATAYNGEEALDYLQKQSVDILITDIRMPKLDGLGLIEQAKQLHSSLKVVLISSYSDFEYTRKAINLQVFDYLLKPVERKQLIEVMERIVDSLAEKLEYSIDPLKSIVPPAFLSGLRLGPQFHEQPVSLFLIGKQPFIPNLDNWNMETLQTMLEDLCQPQSCWLFPAKDSDRYIVLVQSAVKERFATTLAWMESIERLMLSVDIEITMAGRFQPVDINQLQLQYDRLKGLLDEETLLDKRVLLDTDYRIPEQTGKEDIIRSFTDMIEQRQSQPFLIKLREYLQISYIEHARYLDLERLVSAIGDAFVHALPSSGPEERLAAAAAVKEMLEQGSYERFCKQCLDWSARSFELLQLRNRKSGEELFEQMDAHVKLHKFSQLSINDLAAKFHVSASYVSRIIKRYTNTTFVQYYMELKIEEACKQLRAKPDLKIKELADALSFSDQHYFSRVFKDYTGLSPSEYKEQYVGSGFLLE, encoded by the coding sequence ATGTTTACCGCCTTGATTGCCGAAGACAGCAAGCCGATACTGCGTAATATCAAGGCGCTTCTCGAATCATCGGAACTGCCGATTCAGATCGTCGCTACAGCCTATAATGGAGAAGAGGCATTGGATTATTTGCAGAAGCAGTCCGTCGACATCCTGATCACCGATATCCGGATGCCCAAGCTGGACGGGCTTGGACTTATCGAGCAGGCCAAGCAGCTGCATTCGTCGCTGAAAGTTGTGCTCATTAGCAGCTACAGCGATTTTGAATATACGCGCAAAGCGATTAATTTGCAGGTGTTTGATTATTTGCTAAAGCCCGTTGAGAGGAAACAGTTGATCGAGGTAATGGAGCGGATCGTTGATTCGCTCGCGGAAAAGCTGGAGTATAGCATTGATCCCTTAAAGTCGATTGTTCCTCCTGCCTTTCTATCCGGCTTGCGACTTGGACCGCAATTTCATGAACAGCCGGTTTCGTTGTTTCTGATTGGCAAGCAGCCTTTTATTCCGAATTTGGACAATTGGAACATGGAGACGCTGCAAACGATGCTTGAGGACCTTTGTCAGCCGCAAAGCTGCTGGCTGTTTCCTGCTAAGGATTCGGACCGTTATATTGTTTTGGTCCAATCCGCTGTGAAGGAGCGGTTCGCTACAACTCTTGCTTGGATGGAATCCATTGAACGTCTAATGCTCAGTGTCGATATTGAAATCACCATGGCGGGCCGCTTCCAGCCGGTTGATATCAACCAACTGCAGCTTCAATACGATAGGCTTAAAGGTTTACTCGATGAAGAAACGCTGCTTGATAAAAGAGTGCTGCTGGATACGGATTATCGCATTCCTGAACAAACAGGAAAGGAAGACATTATCAGAAGCTTTACCGATATGATCGAACAGCGCCAATCACAGCCATTCCTGATAAAGCTCCGTGAATATCTGCAAATCTCCTATATCGAGCATGCCCGATATCTTGATCTCGAGCGGCTTGTATCAGCGATCGGAGATGCTTTTGTCCATGCTCTGCCGAGCAGCGGGCCGGAGGAAAGGCTGGCAGCGGCAGCGGCTGTCAAAGAAATGCTGGAGCAAGGCAGCTACGAGAGATTTTGTAAGCAATGTTTGGACTGGAGTGCCCGCAGCTTTGAGCTGCTGCAATTGCGCAACCGGAAGAGCGGAGAAGAGTTGTTCGAGCAGATGGATGCTCACGTCAAGCTCCATAAATTTTCGCAGCTTTCCATCAATGATCTGGCTGCCAAATTCCATGTCAGCGCGTCTTATGTGAGCCGGATCATAAAGCGTTATACGAACACAACGTTCGTCCAATATTACATGGAGCTGAAGATCGAGGAAGCCTGCAAGCAGCTGCGGGCTAAGCCGGATTTGAAAATCAAGGAGCTCGCGGATGCTCTTTCCTTTAGTGACCAGCATTATTTCTCCCGCGTGTTCAAGGATTATACGGGATTGAGCCCAAGCGAGTATAAGGAGCAATATGTTGGCTCAGGATTCTTGTTAGAATAG
- a CDS encoding cache domain-containing sensor histidine kinase: MKENNENDKQLTAAKISGQLDQYIKNQNQLSQRVLSNQQVAAALSGGYHSADSAEGLTQSRILKQMMFEAIGPSVDIRDMIIYDLEGRAVSSYIGYPSNPLLLEAGLRTEMDDNDYILYQQKNGITAFDRAIINQNGQIYGYLSIQLDQSELQLPTEDVAVGDVYIVDQMHQLIARSQNAKEPDNLELVEADPESSGMYVDGDSNYIAYNRSASTDWTTYVVTPKQAVLGPVNSVKYLSITLISILMLFSFVYIYFSTRNLLLPIRKLRGQISRINYSNLDVKVDNRSHNNELMALSDSFQELLGRLQQSIENEKLALHEEVKARNSALQSQIAPHFIHNVLYLISIAAQEGKNKAVSDMCKHLSDSLRYIVTSPYQHVSMAEELEHIRNYLSLVQQNYESDLEWEIIADDAAVNLIQLPRLVIQPFVENCIEHAFTNTDPPWRIKILVKLYNGIWAIEISDNGEGIEADKINEIMNNISNSEAREHELHMPSSFGNMGIVNTVNRLKLMYKNRLFFNLYNNAGEEKGSTVQIIASLTKDFY, translated from the coding sequence TTGAAGGAAAACAATGAAAACGATAAGCAGCTCACGGCAGCCAAAATCAGCGGACAGCTGGACCAATATATTAAAAACCAGAATCAGCTTTCTCAGCGCGTTTTGTCTAACCAGCAAGTTGCGGCGGCATTATCCGGGGGCTATCATTCGGCGGATTCCGCAGAAGGTCTGACTCAAAGCCGCATATTGAAACAGATGATGTTCGAGGCAATCGGTCCCAGCGTGGATATTCGGGATATGATCATCTATGATCTTGAAGGACGGGCGGTTTCTTCCTATATCGGTTATCCGTCGAATCCCTTGCTGCTGGAAGCCGGCCTCAGAACTGAAATGGATGATAACGACTATATTTTATACCAGCAGAAGAATGGCATAACGGCGTTTGATAGAGCGATTATCAATCAGAATGGCCAGATTTACGGCTATCTATCCATTCAGCTGGACCAGTCCGAGCTGCAGCTTCCAACCGAAGATGTTGCGGTTGGCGACGTCTATATCGTGGACCAAATGCATCAGTTGATTGCCCGCTCGCAGAATGCCAAGGAGCCGGATAATCTGGAGCTTGTGGAGGCTGACCCTGAGAGCAGCGGCATGTATGTGGACGGCGATTCCAATTACATCGCCTATAACCGTTCAGCCAGCACCGATTGGACAACCTATGTTGTTACACCAAAGCAGGCCGTGCTTGGACCGGTCAATTCTGTCAAATATTTATCGATTACGCTTATTTCCATATTGATGCTGTTTTCATTCGTGTATATTTATTTCAGTACCCGAAATCTGCTGCTGCCGATTCGGAAGCTGCGTGGCCAAATCTCGCGCATCAACTATAGCAACCTGGACGTCAAAGTGGACAACCGTTCTCATAACAACGAGTTGATGGCTTTAAGTGATTCCTTTCAGGAGCTGCTAGGCCGTCTCCAGCAATCGATCGAAAACGAAAAGCTGGCGCTGCATGAAGAGGTGAAGGCGAGAAACTCGGCTCTTCAATCGCAAATCGCGCCGCATTTTATTCACAATGTGCTATATTTGATTAGCATTGCCGCCCAAGAGGGCAAAAACAAAGCGGTATCCGATATGTGCAAGCATCTGTCAGATTCCTTGCGTTATATCGTGACGTCTCCCTATCAGCATGTCTCAATGGCTGAAGAACTAGAGCATATCCGAAACTATTTGTCGCTTGTCCAGCAAAATTACGAAAGCGATCTTGAATGGGAAATTATCGCAGATGATGCAGCCGTAAATCTTATACAGCTTCCAAGGCTGGTCATCCAGCCGTTCGTCGAGAACTGTATCGAGCATGCGTTTACGAATACCGACCCGCCTTGGCGCATTAAAATTCTGGTGAAGCTGTATAACGGGATTTGGGCCATCGAAATCAGCGATAATGGTGAAGGTATAGAAGCGGATAAGATTAATGAAATCATGAATAATATTTCGAATTCCGAAGCGAGGGAGCATGAGCTCCATATGCCTTCAAGCTTTGGAAATATGGGGATTGTTAATACGGTGAATCGGCTCAAGCTTATGTATAAGAACCGGCTATTTTTCAACCTGTACAATAACGCGGGGGAGGAAAAAGGCTCAACCGTGCAAATTATCGCCTCTCTCACGAAAGATTTTTATTAA
- a CDS encoding ABC transporter substrate-binding protein: MKQTARKLSLGAVSAVLAVSLAACGSNSSNSESGSTGGGKKVTIELALSKSSQDSAFVQQDLLDEFEKATNIKVNLQLLPAEQTSTVLQTKLAVNETPDILQYNLASATTDLNLERNFEILDDQPWVSRLLNKDVLSAYGHIYSFHVSQDTGMQGVVYNKDIFKELGLEVPKTYDEFLAACEKIKAAGYTPIFMPFKDNWAANVMPGASFGEYAAKNEPTLFDDLNANKKKWTDIQAFQTILDQQYDLYKKGYTNTDVLSDSYDMAAGKFLNKEVAMMFMGDWLIESVQQQDANMNLGLFAYPTDNSGDAYLGASPLGGQLFIPKKAKHIEEAKKFLDFIATKEVAQKIVNNQSYVSNLSDVTTPELPAYKQEILDNYITPKKVAMTMDAYMLVDRSELYRSLQDEFTGSKTSQQVLQTWNDKFAELMKDKGEAGF; the protein is encoded by the coding sequence ATGAAACAAACAGCACGTAAACTATCATTGGGCGCAGTAAGCGCAGTACTAGCCGTATCGCTGGCAGCATGCGGAAGCAACAGCTCGAATTCCGAAAGCGGTAGTACCGGAGGCGGCAAAAAAGTAACGATTGAGCTTGCCCTATCCAAAAGCTCGCAAGACTCCGCATTCGTACAGCAGGACCTGCTCGACGAATTCGAGAAAGCAACGAATATCAAAGTTAATTTACAGCTGCTTCCTGCAGAGCAAACATCGACCGTGCTCCAAACTAAGCTAGCCGTTAACGAAACGCCAGACATTCTGCAATACAACCTGGCTAGCGCAACGACCGACCTTAATCTTGAGCGCAACTTTGAAATATTGGATGACCAGCCTTGGGTCAGCCGTCTTCTGAACAAAGACGTCCTGTCCGCATACGGCCATATTTACAGCTTCCACGTAAGCCAAGATACGGGCATGCAAGGGGTTGTATATAACAAAGATATTTTCAAAGAGCTTGGACTTGAAGTTCCAAAAACGTATGACGAATTCCTTGCTGCTTGCGAGAAAATTAAAGCAGCCGGCTACACGCCAATCTTTATGCCATTCAAAGACAACTGGGCGGCAAACGTAATGCCGGGCGCATCGTTTGGCGAATACGCGGCTAAAAACGAACCTACTCTCTTCGACGATCTGAATGCAAACAAGAAAAAATGGACGGATATTCAAGCGTTCCAAACGATCCTTGACCAGCAATACGATCTGTATAAAAAAGGCTACACCAATACCGACGTATTGAGCGACAGCTATGACATGGCTGCAGGTAAATTCCTGAACAAGGAAGTAGCCATGATGTTCATGGGTGACTGGCTGATTGAATCGGTACAGCAACAGGATGCTAACATGAACCTTGGCCTGTTCGCTTACCCGACTGACAACAGCGGCGACGCTTATCTTGGCGCAAGCCCGCTTGGCGGCCAGCTGTTTATACCGAAAAAAGCGAAGCACATCGAAGAAGCTAAGAAATTCCTTGATTTCATTGCAACAAAAGAAGTAGCGCAAAAAATTGTGAACAACCAAAGCTACGTGTCCAATCTCAGCGACGTAACAACGCCTGAGCTTCCTGCTTACAAGCAAGAAATTTTGGACAACTACATTACGCCTAAGAAGGTTGCCATGACGATGGACGCTTACATGCTGGTTGACCGCAGCGAACTGTATAGAAGCCTGCAAGACGAGTTCACGGGCAGCAAAACGTCCCAGCAAGTGCTTCAAACCTGGAATGACAAGTTTGCAGAGCTGATGAAAGACAAAGGCGAAGCCGGCTTCTAA